From Selenomonadales bacterium, the proteins below share one genomic window:
- a CDS encoding formate--tetrahydrofolate ligase translates to MKSDVEIAQEAQMKPITEVAEQLAIPADELELYGKYKAKLSLDTWRRVQDRPNGKLVLVSAINPTPAGEGKTTTTVGLGDALNRLGKKIVMA, encoded by the coding sequence ATGAAATCTGATGTTGAAATTGCTCAAGAGGCCCAAATGAAACCGATCACAGAAGTAGCTGAACAGTTGGCTATTCCTGCTGATGAACTCGAACTTTATGGTAAATATAAGGCTAAGTTGTCTCTCGATACATGGCGTAGAGTACAAGACCGCCCGAACGGCAAGCTCGTTCTCGTCAGTGCGATCAACCCGACGCCGGCAGGTGAAGGTAAAACGACGACGACGGTAGGTCTTGGCGATGCTCTTAATCGATTGGGTAAAAAAATCGTCATGGC